The DNA sequence ACATTTCGACCTCATCATTTGGATTTTCTATCTGATGATGATTGCTGGTTGTTATTCAAACAACGAGCATTTGTAGATGGGGATGAGACTGCACATCCTAACTTAGTGCCAATTGGGAAGGAAATTGTGAAAAAATGTCGAGGTTTGCCTTTGGCAGCAAAGACACTTGGAGGACTCCTGCATGCAAAAACTGAAGTTAGTGAGTGGGGGATGATCCTGCAAAGTCATTTATGGGAGTTGGAAgaggagaaaaatgaaatcttACCAGCTCTGAGGCTAAGCTACAATCAACTTCCAGCGCATCTCAAGCAATGTTTCGTATTCTGCTCCATATTTCCAAAAGATCATGAATTCGACAAGGAAGATTTAGTCTTGCTGTGGATGGCAGAGGGGTTTGTTCATCCTAAGGGAAGGAGGCGCTTGGAAGATGTTGCATCtgattattttgatgatttgtTGCTGAGATCTTTCTTTCAACAATCCAAAACCAATCTCTCAAATTTTGTTATGCATGACCTGATTCACGATCTGGCAGAATCTGTAGCTGGGGAAATATGTTTCAGATTGGAGGGTGAAAAACTGCAGGACATCCCAGAGAACGTTCGGCATACATCTGTGTCAGTCGACAAATGTAAATCTGTTATATACGAGGCCTTGCATATGAAAAAAGGCTTGCGGACGATGCTTCTTCTTTGCAGTGAAACTTCACGAGAGGTATCTAATGTGAAGGTGCTTCATGATTTAATCAGCTCTTTGAAATGCTTACGATCATTGGATATGAGTCACATTGCTATAAAAGATCTGCCAGGTTCGGTTGGAGATTTGATGCATATGAGGTATCTTAACCTTTCATACACTGAAATCAAGGAGCTACCCGACTCAATTTGCAACCTCTGTAATCTGCAAACACTAATTCTTGTCGGTTGCAACAAGTTTCTTACTTTGCCAAAATGTACAAAAGATTTGGTGAATTTGCGCCATCTTAATCTGACAGGATGTTGGCACCTCAAATCCATGCCACCATCCTTTGGGAAACTCACTTCTTTGCAAAGGCTGCACAGATTTGTTGTTGGAAAAGGGGTTGAATGTGGTCTCAATGAGTTGAAGAACATGAATGAACTTCGCGACACGCTTTGCATTGATAGGGTTGAAGATGTTCTTAATATTGAAGATGCAAAAGAGGTCAGCTTGAAGAGTAAGCAATACATACACAAGTTAGTACTGAGATGGAGTAGAAGTCAATATTCGCAGGATGCCATTGATGAGGAATTGCTTGAATATCTTGAACCTCATACGAACCTTAGAGAATTAATGGTTGATGTATATCCTGGAACCAGGTTTCCAAAATGGATGGGGAATTCACTACTATCTCATCTAGAGAGCATTGAGTTCATCCATTGTAACCACTGCAAAACCCTCCCTCCTCTTGGTCAGCTACCATTTCTCAAAAGTCTCACCATATCTATGATGCAAGAACTTGAAAGCATTGGTCGTGAATTCTATGGAGAAGGTAAGATTAAAGGGTTCCCATCCTTGAAAATACTAAAGCTTGAAGACATGATACGTTTGAAGAAATGGCAAGAAATCGATCAGGGAGAATTCCCAGTGCTTCAGCAGCTTGCTCTTCTGAACTGCCCCAACGTCATCAATCTTCCAAGATTTCCAGCACTGGAAGATTTATTGTTAGACAATTGTCATGAGACAGTACTGAGTTCAGTACATTTCCTCATCTCTGTATCCTCATTGAAGATTTTGAACTTCAGATTAACAGATATGTTACCGAAGGGCTTTCTACAACCACTAGCTGCACTGAAAGAGCTCAAAATCCAGCACTTTTACCGGCTCAAGGCGTTGCAGGAAGAGGTAGGCTTACAAGATCTTCACTCTGTCCAACGCTTGGAGATATTCTGCTGTCCAAAGCTAGAGTCATTTGCAGAAAGAGGGCTTCCTAGTATGctgcaatttctttcaattggcATGTGCAATAATATGAAGGATCTACCAAATGGACTAGAAAATTTATCCTCTCTTCAAGAGCTGAATATTTCCAATTGTTGTAAACTCTTGTCGTTCAAAACGCTACCACAATCACTCAAGAACCTGAGAATTTCGGCATGTGCCAACCTTGAATCACTTCCTACAAATCTCCATGAACTCACAAATCTTGAATATTTGTCTATACAATCCTGCCAAAAACTAGCATCCTTGCCAGTTTCAGGGTTGCCATCCTGTCTTCGTTCATTGTCCATCATGGAGTGTGCATCATTGGAAGAGAGGTGTGCAGAAGGCGGGGAAGACTGGCCAAAGATACAACATATTCCTAAAAAGTCTATTCGCGTCTTTTAAAACGAAGCTGCATCTGAAATAAGgggtagaaaaagaaaagaatctgCTACTCAAAAGCAGTTCTGTTAGTTTCcccctttttttctctcttttcttataaCTATTTTCCTCTCTAAATGTGCTAATTTTGGTTATACGATATGCAGGTCTGGACAGCAACATAGCAAGCTGGATCTCTGGCGAGTCCTGGCACCTTATTAATCAACTTCTTGACAGCATTTAGAGGAAGAGTTTGTCTACGAGAAGACATTCCATTTATGTCTGTTATTTTGATGATTGGCATTAGTGATTTTACTATGTTACCACCATTATATGAATACCTATCCTTCCGATTTTACCAAAGTAAAAATGCAAAGTGGTTTGGAGCTTCTTGTACCACTCAGAATGTGGCTTGCAATTGAATTATGTTCAGAATAAGTTCCACAATGTCGTATTTCCCTCTTCACCAGCATTTAACAAGGAAACTTTAACTAGAAACTAGTAACTTCTAAAAGACTGTTCCTTTTAATGATAGAATTCAGAAAGGTGTTCCATGCTTTGCAATTTATGTCCAGAATAACAGAAACACACGCTAAACAAAGAGCTGGCGCATCCCTGAAATCAACACCGAATTCCATAATCAGAATGCGGCTAATGTTTGCAAATTAGGATTCAGAAAGATGCAAACACAAACCACTGTCGCTCGGAAAGAGTAAAGCCTAACACGAGTCTGCTAACACTTATTTAAGGTGACACATAAGTAGCTTAAAGCAACACACATTAAACAGTCGTTAACTTGAGCACTTGCAGAATAAAGACTTGGTCTCAATATTCAGATGGTGGATAACAAATTACATCAACGATGGAACTTCCCACATGCATGTGCCTGTATCCTTAGGCAAGCTGCCAATGAGGTCCTTCACAATATCAGTGTTTAAGCCTCAATAACGCCCACTTGATGACAATTTTAGTTGGCTGACAATGAAAGAAAACCTCCACATTACCAGCAAATCAATATATATCCCTCAATATATGCAAGGCATAAGCATGGAAGAAATAAAGGAAGGAATTAcccttataaaatttaaaggcgcatttctttttttcattgaGAAGCTTCTACGTCCTTGGCTCTATCATCAGCAGGTCCATTATTTGATACATTATCTGAGGTGTCAATGCAAACACTACTTTTGCACTGACTGACAGGTTGGGGTTCAGCCAGTGGATAGGAACTTTTAGATCCTTGGTGAGAGAAAACCTGTTTACTCTTAACAGTCTCGGGAAGCCCTATTGACGATTTTGCCATGCCTAATGCCTTTTGTTCACTTGAGAACTTGGTAGAAGCTGGTGATTCAGGTGTATCAGGATGTTTTCCTGACAACTCCAATGGTCTATGAAACAGCAAGTGAGCCACAGTTCGATCTATGGGATTGGTCTCTGTTTCTACTTCTGACATATTAGCATTCCTACAATAAACCAAAAAATTTCAACATGGAGGCACTATACCATAACAGTAAAATAGTTTTATGAATACTTAAAATGAGACATATATTTAGACATGAAGAGGAAGAAACCTATTTGTGCTTTCTATGGCATATATTTACTATGTTGTTGTgtttactatttaaattttaagagttTTATTTTCCTACTTTACATTCAATTTCGAGAACCACTTGAGATTCAAATAGGCTCACAGTTTTAACATCCTTGACCACATATATTTTAGTTTCATTCAATAGCAAAACTTAGCACAAGAAGGTATTGCCTAATTATCTAGCTTAATAACTCGATCCTCCAGCACTACTTACAGCATCAAATTTGCCAATATAAATTCAGAAATCTGTCCATGCACAGTATGAAGTACTTTTGTACAGAACAATTCAGCTCCTAGAATAGGACCTACAAGTTGCTGAATGGTTTTTAAGCGAGTACTTCCTAAGAGAGGTGCAGTAGCATGCATTGAAGATAGAAGATGAAGTTGAAAACCGAAACATGCTGCCAAACAAAATCTTGTACTACTTTATTACCATTCTTTCTAGTagacaataaaagaaaaaaaaattggtaaCATCATTAAAAGACCATACCCTAATTTATTCCATGATATGAAACATAAAGCATAAAGCATGTATCACATAAATTAACCTGTTATGGGCACTGGTACTGTCTTTTGTGGCAGCTTGCTCATTCCTGCTACTATTGTTGGTACTGCTAGTATCACTAGCATAATGCCTTTGCATTGCGCTTTGAGCCAACCGGAACAAGCTATCCCGTATACAAAGTCGAACTCTAACATCCAACTGTAGTAAAACATTGGTTCTCCATTGAAACTAAGTTAAATGAACTCTATCAGGAAAAGAAAGCCACCATACCTTGGCAATGATATCTTGAAGCCGGTAGAGTACAGAGTCCTCGGCAGAATAATCATTCACTGCTAGAGAGATTGTACTGGAATCATCTTGTTCAAGAGGCGAGTTTGGGTCAAAAGCAGGAAAAGCACTTAGATCCTCCACTTCTAGATCAGTTCCCTCAAAATGctgattttgattttctagGGAACCTCTTGGAGCGATGGATTGACCGGTACATGAAACTTGGTGACCGaactgctgctgctgtttcTGAATGGCAAGCATTGCCTGCATTTGCTGCcgctttcttaatttttcaattttttcctgAGGTGTCATAGTCTGAGTTTTCACCAGGGAGTCAGCTGACTTGTTAACAGAATTTGCATTACCTGAAGAAACTTCATAACCAGAAAGTACAGATTGATTAAACTCCCCAGACTGAATCTGAGACAGCACAGGCATGGCAGAATATGGATTTGTAACAGTCCCATAGGCAGAAGAGGCTACTAACGAAGTAGATATCTGCTGGTATTGCAATGATTCAGGTCCTTGTAGTCTACTTGGTTGATTAAGAATTGAA is a window from the Ricinus communis isolate WT05 ecotype wild-type unplaced genomic scaffold, ASM1957865v1 Ctg51, whole genome shotgun sequence genome containing:
- the LOC8270901 gene encoding putative disease resistance protein RGA3; this translates as MEVVGEAFLSAAFQIALGHLASPILREFGCRFGIDKDLRKLTRNLSKIQAVLNDAEAKQITDYSVKLWLNELKEVAYDADDVLDEVSTQAFRYNQQKKVTNLFSDFMFKYELAPKIKEINERLDEIAKQRNDLDLKEGTRVTLTETRDRDRLQTSSLIDESRVFGRTDDQKKLVELLVSDENSGNDAGVGVVPIIGMGGLGKTTLAQLVYNDPLVAEKFELKTWICVSDEFNVLRVTKSILESIERGPCNLVSLDILQTNLRDKLRGKKFLVVLDDVWNEKQRDWEVLRLPFRVGTMGSKIIVTTRNEKVASIMGTFRPHHLDFLSDDDCWLLFKQRAFVDGDETAHPNLVPIGKEIVKKCRGLPLAAKTLGGLLHAKTEVSEWGMILQSHLWELEEEKNEILPALRLSYNQLPAHLKQCFVFCSIFPKDHEFDKEDLVLLWMAEGFVHPKGRRRLEDVASDYFDDLLLRSFFQQSKTNLSNFVMHDLIHDLAESVAGEICFRLEGEKLQDIPENVRHTSVSVDKCKSVIYEALHMKKGLRTMLLLCSETSREVSNVKVLHDLISSLKCLRSLDMSHIAIKDLPGSVGDLMHMRYLNLSYTEIKELPDSICNLCNLQTLILVGCNKFLTLPKCTKDLVNLRHLNLTGCWHLKSMPPSFGKLTSLQRLHRFVVGKGVECGLNELKNMNELRDTLCIDRVEDVLNIEDAKEVSLKSKQYIHKLVLRWSRSQYSQDAIDEELLEYLEPHTNLRELMVDVYPGTRFPKWMGNSLLSHLESIEFIHCNHCKTLPPLGQLPFLKSLTISMMQELESIGREFYGEGKIKGFPSLKILKLEDMIRLKKWQEIDQGEFPVLQQLALLNCPNVINLPRFPALEDLLLDNCHETVLSSVHFLISVSSLKILNFRLTDMLPKGFLQPLAALKELKIQHFYRLKALQEEVGLQDLHSVQRLEIFCCPKLESFAERGLPSMLQFLSIGMCNNMKDLPNGLENLSSLQELNISNCCKLLSFKTLPQSLKNLRISACANLESLPTNLHELTNLEYLSIQSCQKLASLPVSGLPSCLRSLSIMECASLEERCAEGGEDWPKIQHIPKKSIRVF
- the LOC8270902 gene encoding protein LNK2 isoform X5; its protein translation is MFDWNDEELTNIIWDEAGESDDHIVPYPGAVEDHSKEKEWSQETNNIKSEEQKAPGPKVDIHGRKLESSSNFNSSEGASASGFGIDSWPNLSLSTAAKTDQDSLDASVSNNLTEITKLESSGGAETVQLDKDSEIFQKGKEQGDFVDYGWASIGSFDDLDRMFSNDDPIFGTVSLSNPDELWSSSKDVTNSPGNSFRIYSDSPTLGLGPLRNTSERFEIKTEYVHDDNHPFTLGYGKVNDPASHGMQNASPVLNQVDFAGGKSKATLKEQSNLTIMGQDTAANSQLTAEKVAAPELAEKICKQKKTMKGRKKLEEQSELALYHDLYGNWSSAGSLPGQFKNQCAPNIVCSPPSILNQPSRLQGPESLQYQQISTSLVASSAYGTVTNPYSAMPVLSQIQSGEFNQSVLSGYEVSSGNANSVNKSADSLVKTQTMTPQEKIEKLRKRQQMQAMLAIQKQQQQFGHQVSCTGQSIAPRGSLENQNQHFEGTDLEVEDLSAFPAFDPNSPLEQDDSSTISLAVNDYSAEDSVLYRLQDIIAKLDVRVRLCIRDSLFRLAQSAMQRHYASDTSSTNNSSRNEQAATKDSTSAHNRNANMSEVETETNPIDRTVAHLLFHRPLELSGKHPDTPESPASTKFSSEQKALGMAKSSIGLPETVKSKQVFSHQGSKSSYPLAEPQPVSQCKSSVCIDTSDNVSNNGPADDRAKDVEASQ